Proteins found in one Panicum hallii strain FIL2 chromosome 4, PHallii_v3.1, whole genome shotgun sequence genomic segment:
- the LOC112890434 gene encoding uncharacterized protein LOC112890434 yields MDRSWMKKARSESAYQDGVEQFLAFSYQDLSQDSEILCPCKKCKNRINQSRDEVRTHLRCDGILQGYTTWVHHGEDYERPTIAFVDVPNITRNLANSGSVQDGQDGMQELLRAAFGRDASMSKGVVDDFQSGIPDMEPCVNEKYGNPIEGDASGREQNIYARFLKDAHARLYPGCKYSRLSFLVHLYHLKCLHGWSQESFSALLGLLSAALLSEANLPKTYYEAKKIIRSLGLDYMKIHACPKDCMLFRGDCAKKDFCHVCESSRWKVDKKNASSVEPKGKRKPAKVLRYFPLIPRIQRLFSTSKTSDDMRWHDEARIKDGKLRHPANGDAWKEFDNRHRDFVGDARNVRLGLASDGFNPFGNKNLKHSTWPVMLVPYNLPPWICMKQTSLMLSMIIPGPDSPGNDVDVYLQPLIDELLQLWKGVQTFDASSGKEFPLRAALLWTINDFPALAYLYGWSTGGTYACPSCGPETKSFHLKKGKKMCYMGHRRWLPGNHRYRKLKRQFDGSVETGLAPEKMSGTTILRMLQGKEFVLGKKGRTAKKVNKKDKNKKLEVVSDQKHKRKRPGKKKQQNGCGDKAKNPEDWLKKRSIFFMLPYWELNLLRHNLDVMHLEKNVCDNFIATLLAICRKTKDDLNARLDLVELGIRDDLHPIVDDEGKQKFPHAPFTMSREQKEMLCSVIQNLRTPDGYASNISRSVNMKDCTLVRLKSHDNHVLLHDILPVALRSCYPSKDVMKIVVQLSNFFKKLCSKVIDADELVKLQESIVMTLCDMERLFLPSFFTVSVHLMVHLVEEVKLGGPVQYRWMYPMERYFVRLKALVKNKAQPEGSIAEGYCMEECMTFCSRFIEGTTRLTRAYSRNPAPSDEKKDMYLFDSVGVPIGKCSTINLDKKLLVQAHRYILRHCDELEDFRREFLDEEKSKLCHSTNLTSFFSEKLIDEHFPDWLEKKVVLGDGTGIMAKVRALAAKPNRYGVRWEKIEDDPFVFSSQVEQVFYVQDPKAEAWHAVVRVSPRDTFDMGVEQSVDEED; encoded by the exons ATGGATCGAAGTTGGATGAAAAAAGCAAGAAGTGAGTCAGCATATCAAGATGGTGTTGAACAATTCTTGGCTTTTTCTTACCAGGACCTTTCACAAGATAGTGAGATACTTTGTccgtgtaaaaagtgcaagaacAGAATAAACCAGAGCCGTGATGAAGTAAGGACACATTTGCGATGTGATGGTATTCTTCAAGGTTATACTACATGGGTACATCATGGTGAGGATTATGAGAGACCAACAATTGCATTTGTTGATGTGCCAAATATCACTAGAAATTTGGCTAATTCAGGTTCAGTACAAGATGGTCAGGATGGCATGCAAGAACTGCTACGTGCTGCATTTGGAAGGGATGCAAGTATGTCTAAAGGCGTAGTAGATGATTTTCAGTCAGGCATTCCAGATATGGAACCATGTGTCAATGAGAAATATGGGAATCCAATAGAAGGTGATGCATCGGGGAGGGAACAGAATATATATGCAAGGTTCTTGAAGGATGCACATGCAAGGTTGTACCCTGGGTGTAAATATTCAAGGCTATCATTTTTGGTTCATTTATATCATTTGAAGTGCCTACATGGTTGGTCACAAGAATCATTTTCAGCACTACTGGGGCTATTATCTGCTGCACTTCTTTCTGAAGCAAATCTCCCTAAGACATATTATGAAGCGAAGAAAATCATCCGTTCATTAGGTCTTGATTATATGAAAATTCATGCTTGCCCCAAGGATTGCATGCTTTTCCGAGGTGACTGTGCCAAAAAAGATTTTTGTCATGTGTGTGAGAGCTCTCGTTGGAAGGTTGATAAGAAGAATGCCTCTTCAGTTGAACCTAAGGGGAAAAGGAAACCTGCAAAAGTCTTGCGTTATTTTCCATTGATACCTAGGATCCAAAGGTTATTTTCAACCAGCAAAACTTCAGATGACATGCGATGGCATGATGAGGCCCGTATAAAAGATGGAAAACTACGGCATCCTGCAAATGGTGATGCTTGGAAAGAGTTTGATAATAGACATCGTGATTTTGTAGGAGATGCTCGTAATGTACGCCTTGGTCTTGCTAGCGATGGATTTAACCCTTTCGGGAATAAGAATCTAAAGCACAGTACATGGCCAGTTATGCTCGTTCCTTACAACCTTCCACCTTGGATCTGCATGAAGCAGACATCTTTAATGTTGTCAATGATCATCCCGGGACCAGATTCTCCAGGTAATGACGTAGATGTTTATTTGCAGCCCTTGATCGATGAGCTATTACAGTTGTGGAAAGGAGTTCAAACATTTGATGCATCTTCAGGAAAGGAATTTCCTCTCCGTGCTGCGCTATTATGGACTATCAATGATTTTCCTGCATTAGCTTACCTATATGGATGGAGCACTGGTGGAACATATGCATGTCCTTCTTGTGGTCCTGAGACAAAATCGTTTCACTTGAAAAAGGGTAAAAAGATGTGCTATATGGGTCATCGTAGATGGCTGCCAGGAAATCATAGATACCGAAAACTAAAGAGGCAATTTGATGGCTCAGTTGAAACTGGACTTGCACCTGAAAAAATGAGTGGCACTACTATTTTGAGAATGTTACAAGGCAAAGAGTTTGTGTTAGGAAAAAAGGGACGCACGGCAAAGAAGGTCAATAAGAAAGACAAGAACAAGAAATTGGAAGTTGTTAGTGATCAGAAACACAAGCGTAAAAGACCAGGAAAAAAGAAGCAACAAAATGGGTGCGGTGATAAGGCGAAGAACCCAGAAGATTGGTTGAAAAAGAGGTCAATTTTCTTTATGCTACCTTACTGGGAACTCAACTTATTAAGACACAATCTAGATGTAATGCACCTAGAGAAAAATGTGTGTGACAACTTTATAGCAACTTTATTAGCTATTTGTCGTAAAACAAAGGATGACCTTAATGCAAGACTAGATTTAGTTGAACTTGGAATTCGAGATGATCTTCATCCTATTGTAGATGATGAAGGAAAGCAGAAATTTCCTCATGCACCTTTTACCATGTCTAGAGAACAAAAGGAGATGCTTTGCTCAGTAATCCAAAACCTAAGAACCCCTGATGGCTATGCATCAAACATATCTAGATCTGTCAACATGAAAGACTGTACATTGGTCAGACTAAAGAGTCACGACAATCATGTTTTACTACATGACATTCTTCCAGTGGCACTCCGTTCCTGTTACCCCAGCAAAGATGTCATGAAAATTGTTGTTCAATTATCTAATTTCTTCAAGAAGTTGTGCTCTAAGGTTATAGATGCAGATGAGCTGGTAAAGCTTCAAGAGAGTATTGTGATGACACTTTGTGATATGGAGAGACTTTTCCTACCATCATTCTTTACTGTTAGTGTGCATTTGATGGTGCACTTGGTAGAAGAAGTTAAATTGGGTGGCCCCGTTCAGTACCGGTGGATGTATCCCATGGAGAG ATATTTTGTTCGGCTAAAGGCACTTGTGAAGAATAAAGCTCAACCAGAAGGATCAATTGCTGAAGGATATTGCATGGAGGAGTGCATGACCTTTTGTTCGAGATTTATAGAAGGAACTACACGTTTGACAAGGGCGTATTCTAGGAATCCTGCACCTTCTGATGAGAAAAAAGACATGTACCTGTTTGATAGTGTTGGTGTACCAATTGGAAAGTGTAGTACTATCAACCTTGATAAGAAGCTTCTTGTTCAAGCACATCGGTACATCTTGCGACATTGTGATGAACTTGAAGATTTTCGCAG agaattcttggatgaggagAAAAGCAAATTGTGTCACTCAACTAATTTGACATCTTTTTTCAGTGAGAAGTTGATCGATGAACACTTTCCTGACTGGTTGGAGAAAAAG GTTGTCCTAGGAGATGGAACAGGCATCATGGCAAAGGTTAGAGCTTTGGCTGCAAAACCGAACAGATATGGTGTGAGAT GGGAAAAAATTGAGGATGATCCTTTTGTCTTTTCTTCACAAGTGGAACAAGTCTTTTATGTCCAAGACCCAAAAGCTGAAGCATGGCATGCTGTGGTGAGAGTTAGCCCACGAGATACTTTTGACATGGGTGTTGAGCAGTCGGTGGATGAAGAAGATTAG